One region of Mycolicibacterium lutetiense genomic DNA includes:
- a CDS encoding NAD(P)H-dependent flavin oxidoreductase has translation MKTELSERFGVEYPIFVFTPSEKVAAAVTRAGGLGVLGCVRFNDPDELDNVLSWMDANTDGKPYGVDVVMPNKIPTEGSAVDIDKLIPQAHRDFVAKTLADLGVPPLPEEGEHNTGVLGWLHSVARSHVEVALRHPIKLIANALGSPPNDVIEQVHEAGVPVAALAGSAKHALSHVANGVDIVIAQGHEAGGHTGEIGSVVLWPEIVDAVDGKAAVLAAGGIGSGRQLAAALALGAQGVWMGSAFLTAAEYDLGERRESGASVIQEALLKATSADTVRRKIYSGKPARILKSRWTDAWDAPGAPEALPMPLQNILVGEAHQRMSLSDDPTAVAMPVGQIVGRMNEIRPAADIIAELVSGFEAATKRLDGIAGS, from the coding sequence GTGAAAACCGAATTGAGCGAACGGTTCGGGGTCGAATACCCGATCTTCGTCTTCACCCCGTCGGAGAAGGTGGCCGCGGCGGTCACCCGGGCCGGCGGTCTGGGTGTGCTGGGCTGCGTGCGGTTCAACGATCCCGACGAGTTGGACAACGTGCTGTCCTGGATGGACGCCAACACCGACGGTAAGCCGTACGGCGTCGACGTGGTGATGCCCAACAAGATCCCCACCGAGGGCAGCGCCGTCGACATCGACAAGCTGATTCCGCAGGCTCACCGGGACTTCGTCGCGAAAACCCTTGCTGATCTTGGCGTTCCGCCGCTCCCAGAGGAGGGTGAGCACAACACCGGTGTGCTGGGCTGGCTGCACTCGGTGGCGCGAAGCCATGTCGAGGTGGCGTTGCGCCATCCGATCAAACTGATCGCCAACGCGCTGGGTTCTCCGCCCAATGACGTCATCGAGCAGGTTCACGAGGCCGGTGTCCCGGTGGCTGCGCTGGCCGGTAGCGCGAAGCATGCGCTCAGCCATGTCGCCAACGGGGTGGACATCGTCATCGCCCAGGGGCACGAAGCCGGCGGGCACACCGGTGAGATCGGTTCGGTGGTGTTGTGGCCGGAAATCGTCGATGCCGTCGACGGTAAGGCCGCGGTGCTCGCTGCCGGCGGGATCGGCAGCGGCAGGCAGCTGGCTGCCGCCCTGGCGCTCGGTGCCCAGGGTGTGTGGATGGGTTCGGCGTTCCTCACGGCAGCCGAATACGACCTGGGGGAGCGTCGCGAGTCGGGCGCCTCGGTGATCCAGGAGGCATTGCTGAAAGCCACCTCCGCCGATACGGTCCGCCGAAAGATCTACTCCGGCAAGCCCGCCCGGATCCTGAAGAGCCGCTGGACCGACGCCTGGGACGCACCGGGCGCACCCGAAGCATTGCCGATGCCGCTGCAGAACATCCTGGTCGGCGAGGCGCATCAGCGGATGAGCCTGTCCGACGACCCGACCGCGGTCGCCATGCCGGTAGGCCAGATCGTGGGCCGGATGAACGAGATCCGGCCAGCCGCCGACATCATCGCCGAGCTGGTGAGCGGTTTCGAGGCTGCCACCAAGCGCCTGGACGGTATCGCCGGAAGCTGA
- a CDS encoding IS30 family transposase, translating to MPTGYRAPWWLKRQFFDLVCAGMSVLEAERQLGVSRNVGRAWWRKAGGMRLRIGKGDLGLAEPGDLTRAGGRGHRLSYDERVLIMRGLDQRHPQAEIARQLDRDPSVISREIRRNRTAAGDYHAGLAHARASQKAKRPKEFKLNDTRVCAAIETWMDDGWSPKLIAEMLARDHPDDRLTRVSHETIYKCLYVQGRGQLRADLNKCLSTKRAARKPRGSTERRGKFSDVITISQRPAVVDDRAVPGHWEGDLILGAAGGSAIGTLVERSTRFTILLHLPHDHTADSVATAMIEAMNELPAHLRRTITWDRGSEMARWHDISLALQAPVYFCDPHSPWQRGSNENTNRLLRFWFEKGTDLSGYTKADLKGVQDKLNTRPRPTLDFDTPAQRLATLLDQAA from the coding sequence ATGCCGACTGGTTATCGGGCGCCGTGGTGGTTGAAGCGGCAGTTTTTTGATCTGGTGTGTGCCGGGATGTCGGTGCTGGAGGCCGAACGTCAACTCGGTGTGTCACGCAATGTCGGGCGGGCGTGGTGGCGTAAGGCTGGCGGTATGAGGCTGCGAATTGGCAAAGGTGATCTCGGGTTGGCCGAACCTGGTGACCTCACCCGTGCCGGCGGACGTGGTCACCGGCTGAGCTACGACGAACGCGTCCTGATCATGCGGGGGCTCGATCAACGACACCCACAGGCTGAGATTGCCCGCCAGCTCGATCGCGATCCCAGCGTCATCTCACGCGAGATCCGGCGCAATCGCACTGCGGCCGGGGACTATCACGCAGGGTTGGCTCATGCCAGAGCTAGTCAGAAAGCCAAGCGGCCCAAAGAGTTCAAGCTCAACGACACCCGGGTGTGCGCCGCCATCGAAACCTGGATGGATGACGGGTGGAGCCCGAAACTGATCGCCGAGATGTTGGCTCGTGACCATCCCGATGACAGGCTGACACGGGTGAGCCACGAAACCATCTACAAGTGCCTCTACGTGCAAGGCCGCGGCCAGCTACGCGCCGATCTGAACAAGTGCTTGTCGACTAAACGCGCCGCTCGCAAGCCCCGGGGCAGTACCGAGCGACGCGGGAAGTTCAGCGATGTGATCACCATCAGCCAGCGGCCCGCCGTGGTGGATGACCGTGCCGTGCCCGGGCATTGGGAAGGTGACCTGATCCTGGGCGCCGCAGGTGGCAGCGCAATCGGGACCCTGGTCGAGCGCAGCACCCGATTCACCATCTTGCTGCACCTACCGCACGATCACACCGCCGATTCGGTGGCCACCGCGATGATCGAGGCGATGAACGAGCTGCCTGCTCACCTACGTCGCACGATCACCTGGGATCGCGGCAGCGAGATGGCCCGCTGGCACGACATCAGCCTGGCACTGCAAGCGCCGGTCTACTTCTGCGATCCTCATTCACCCTGGCAGCGGGGCAGTAACGAGAACACCAACCGGCTGCTGCGGTTCTGGTTCGAAAAGGGCACCGACCTGTCCGGCTACACCAAAGCCGACCTCAAAGGAGTCCAAGACAAACTCAACACCCGACCCCGACCCACCCTGGACTTCGACACCCCAGCCCAACGTTTGGCCACTCTCCTCGATCAAGCTGCCTAA
- a CDS encoding class I SAM-dependent methyltransferase, translating into MAIDQQEADALAANRANWDDRAEVHVRSQMYDVAGFLADPTDISQVVRNDLEVLAPHLPAAGVRDRSLLHLQCHIGTDTVSWARLGARDVHGVDLSPNSLRHAARIAAADGSEITWVEGDARFASSLIPRRFDTVVTSAGTIVWLPELANWARSIHDLLEPGGVFLIRDDHPLLGAMDFEPWDITDDYLSGGGTRTYDDSGTYTEDSAGQIANTRNHEWRHDLSEVVNSLRQAGLVIEALAELPYMDWPAFPALVPCPQGWALPPGAPRIPLNFAVVARRPG; encoded by the coding sequence GTGGCTATTGATCAGCAGGAAGCGGACGCCCTGGCGGCGAACCGTGCCAACTGGGATGACCGGGCCGAGGTCCATGTCCGGTCCCAGATGTACGACGTGGCAGGGTTTCTGGCTGATCCCACCGACATCTCGCAGGTGGTGCGCAACGACCTCGAGGTGCTCGCACCGCATCTGCCGGCCGCCGGGGTCAGGGACCGATCGCTGCTGCACCTGCAGTGCCACATCGGTACCGACACCGTCTCCTGGGCGAGGCTGGGAGCACGTGACGTGCACGGCGTCGACCTGTCGCCGAACTCGTTGCGGCACGCGGCCCGGATCGCCGCGGCCGACGGGAGTGAGATCACCTGGGTCGAGGGCGACGCGCGGTTCGCGTCGAGCTTGATCCCGCGGCGTTTCGATACCGTGGTGACCAGTGCCGGGACCATCGTCTGGTTGCCGGAACTCGCCAACTGGGCCCGGTCGATCCACGACCTGCTTGAGCCGGGTGGGGTGTTCCTGATCCGCGACGACCATCCGCTGCTGGGTGCGATGGACTTCGAACCGTGGGACATCACCGATGACTACCTCAGCGGCGGCGGTACCCGAACTTACGACGACTCAGGGACGTACACAGAGGATTCGGCGGGTCAGATCGCCAATACGCGCAACCACGAGTGGCGCCACGACCTGTCCGAAGTCGTGAACTCGCTGCGGCAGGCCGGGCTGGTCATCGAGGCATTGGCCGAACTGCCCTACATGGACTGGCCGGCGTTTCCGGCCTTGGTGCCCTGCCCTCAAGGGTGGGCACTACCGCCCGGGGCGCCGCGCATCCCGCTGAACTTCGCGGTGG